The Ralstonia pseudosolanacearum genome includes the window ACGGCTTTGTTCCACGACGCGCCATTCTTGCGCAGGCCGACCGTCACCTTCACGCCCGAGTCGTTCAGGTTCAGGGCGTGGGCGTGGCCTTGCGAGCCATAGCCGATGATGGTGACGTTCTTGCCCTTGATGAGGGAGAGGTCGGCGTCCTTGTCGTAAAACACTTTCATGTTGATGTCCTGTTTTTCAGATATGCATGGGTTCCGGCAGCGGAATGCTGTCGGCTCAAACCTTCAGAATGCGCTCGCCGCGGCCGATGCCCGAACCGCCGGTGCGGACGGTCTCGAGGATGGCAGTGCGATCGATGGCATCGAGGAACGCGTCAAGCTTGGTGCCATTGCCGGTCAGCTCGATCGTGTAGGTCTTCTCGGTCACGTCGATGATGCGGCCGCGGAAGATATCCGCCGTGCGCTTCATCTCCTCGCGTTCCTTGCCGACCGCTCGCACCTTGACGAGCATCAGCTCGCGCTCGATGTGCGCGCCCTCGGTCAGGTCGACGACCTTGACGACTTCCACCAGGCGGTTCAGGTGCTTGGTGATCTGCTCGATGATGTCGTCCGAACCGGTCGTGACGATGGTCATGCGCGACAGCGAGGCGTCTTCGGTCGGGGCGACCGTCAGCGTCTCGATGTTGTAGCCGCGCGCCGAGAACAGGCCCACCACGCGCGACAGCGCGCCCGGTTCGTTTTCCAGCAGGACGGAAATGATGTGGCGCATTACAGATCCTCCGCGCCGAGCAGCATTTCAGAGATGCCCTTGCCTGCCTGGACCATCGGCCAGACGTTTTCGGTCGGGTCGGTCTGGAAGTCGAGGAACACGGTGCGATCCTTGAGTCGGAAGGCTTCGCGCAGCGCGGGCTCGACATCGGCGGTCTTTTCGATCCGCATGCCCACGTGGCCATACGCTTCGGCCAGCTTCACGAAGTCAGGCAGCGCCTGCATGTAGGAGTGCGAGTAGCGGTTGTCGTACTCGATCTCCTGCCACTGGCGCACCATGCCCAGGTAGCCGTTGTTGAGCGAGCAGATCTTCACCGGCGTGTCGTACTGCAGGCAGGTGGAGAGTTCCTGGATGCACATCTGGATCGAGCCCTCACCGGTGATGGTGACGACCTCCTTGTCCGGGAACGCCTTCTTGACGCCCATGGCATACGGCAGGCCCACGCCCATCGTGCCCAGGCCGCCGGAGTTGATCCAGCGGCGCGGCTCGTTGAACTTGTAGAACTGCGCGGCCCACATCTGGTGCTGGCCCACGTCGGAACAGACGAAGGCATCGCCCGCGGTCAGTTCCCAGATCTTCTCGACCACGTACTGCGGCTTGATGATCTCGGAGGTGCGGTCGTACTTCAGGCAGTCGACGCTGCGCCACTGCTCGATCTGCTCCCACCATTTGCCAAGCGCCGGCTTGTTCGGCTTGGCCTCGCCCGCCTGGATCTGGGCGATCATCTCCTGCAGCACGTCCTTGACGTTGCCGACGATGGGGATGTCCACCTTGACCCGCTTGGAAATGGACGACGGATCGATGTCGATGTGGATGATCTTGCGCGGCTGCGACGTGAAGTGCGCCGGGCTGCCGATCACGCGATCATCAAAGCGCGCGCCGATGGCGATCAGCACGTCGCAGTGCTGCATGGCCATGTTGGCTTCGTACGTGCCGTGCATGCCCAGCATGCCGAGGAACTGCTTGCTGGTGCCGGGGAAGGCACCCAGGCCCATCAGCGTGTTCGTCACCGGGTAGCCGGTGAGGGCCGCCAGTTGGCGCAGCTCTTCGCTGGCATTGGCCAGCACCACCCCGCCGCCGGTGTAGATGTACGGACGCTCGGCCTGCAGCAGCAGGCTCACGGCCTTGCGGATCTGGCCGGAGTGGCCCTTGTTGACCGGGTTGTACGAGCGCATCTCGATGGTCTTCGGATACTCGTACTTGCACAGGTCGCGCGAGACATCCTTCGGGATGTCCACCACCACCGGACCCGGACGGCCGGTCGCGGCGATGTAGAACGCCTTCTTGATGGTCGAAGCGAGATTGCGCACGTCCTTGACCAGGAAGTTGTGCTTGACGATCGGGCGCGTGATGCCGACGGTATCGCATTCCTGGAAGGCGTCCTGGCCGATGGCGTGCGTCGGCACGTTGCCGGTGATGATCACCATCGGGATCGAATCCAGGTAGGCGGTGGCGATGCCGGTCACGGCATTGGTCACGCCCGGGCCGGACGTCACCAGGGCGACCCCGACCTTGCCCGTGGCGCGCGCATAGCCGTCGGCCGCATGGACCGCCGCCTGCTCGTGGCGCACCAGGATGTGTTCGATCTTGTTCTGCTTGTAGAACGCGTCGTAGATATAGAGCACCGCGCCGCCCGGGTAACCCCAGACAAACTCGACGCCTTCTGCCGCGAGCGCATTGACGAGGATGTCAGACCCCATCATTTCGGCAGGTGAACCGCTATTGGCGTGGGAAAATTCCGCGCTTGGCATATTCATGTCAGTCCTTTGCAATTTTCGGCAAAAAATTGTTTGGATGCTCTCTACCGGGCTTGTGGCGCGGATTCGAGCGGTGCGCGTCTGCATGGATGGTCCGCCTGTTGAGCGGCCAGATGAGACAACCACAGATGTTGTGAACCGGCGATGATACTGCAATGCCGCAGGCCGGTCCAGCGACCGCGCCATTCGCCACAGCGCGGGGACCGACACGCCGCCGGGCTGTCCGGCGACCCGCATTTTTGCTAGCATCGCACCATTTTTGGCGGCTTGGCCGCACTGTTCGCGCGCGTCATCCATCACATTTTGCCGCGCAGCTCCCCACAGGATTCGCTCCCGCCGTTGTATGGCCTCTGAACAGGAACTGTCGGCCTTCCTCCTAAGCGTCGAAAAACGCGCCTTCAAGCAGGCGGTGTTCGCGGTCCGCGACGACGATGCCGCCCTCGACATCGTCCAGGACGCGATGATCAAGCTGGCCGAGAAGTACGGCGACAAGCCCGAGGCCGAGCTGCCGCTGCTGTTCCAGCGCATCCTGCAGAACACGATCCACGACTGGTTCCGGCGCACCAAGGTGCGCAACACCTGGGTCAGCCTGTTCTCCAGCTTCCGCACGGACACCGACGGCGACGACACCGACCCGCTCGAACTGATCGAAAGCGAAGCCGGCTCCACTGCGGCGGAGAGCAGCGCCGACAAGGTCGAACGCACCCAGATGCTGCAGATTCTGGAGCGCGAAATCGAGAAGCTACCGGCACGTCAACGGGAGGCCTTCTTGATGCGTTACTGGGAAGACATGGATGTTGCCGAGACAGCCCAGGCCATGGGCTGTTCCGAAGGCAGTGTGAAGACACACTGCTCGCGGGCAACGCACGCCCTCGCGCAAGCGCTCCGGGCGCGAGGAATCCGACTATGAACCCAGCAGAACTCCGAGAACGCCGCTTCGCGTACGCCGTCCACACCGCTCTGAACGAGTCGGCGGGACAGTTGCCGCCCGATGTCCGCGACCGCCTGGCGGCCGCGCGCCGGACGGCGCTCGCGCACAAGAAGGCCGAGGCGCCGCAAACGGTCCGTTCTCCCGCCCTGGCACTGCCGGGCGTCGGTTCGATGTCGCTGGACGTGGACGGCGATGCGCCGCCCGCGGCACGCAAGGCGCTTAGCCTGCTGCGCCGCCTGGGCTTGCTGTGGCCGGCCATCGCGCTGGTCGCGGGGCTGGCGGGCATCTATCAGTGGCAGCAGCAGCAGCGCGTGGACGAGCTCGCCGAAGTCGACACCGCGATGATGCTCGACGACTTGCCGCTGGCCGCCTACGCCGATCAAGGCTTCCATCAGTACCTCAAGCGCGATCAGTAAAGGCTGGTCGATGAGCCACATCCAACGCACCCCCGGCCAGGCACCGCGAGGCGATCGGACCCTGCGTCGCCGTCTGGCCGGCGCGGCGTTCGCCTGTGCGGCGGTCCTCGTTGCGAGCGTCGCGGCGGCGCAGGTGCCGGCGGCTTCGAACGCGCCCGCAACCGCGCCGGCCGCAGCCGCCAGTGTGCCGACCTTCGTGCCGGCAGCGCCCGCGACGAACCCCCAGCCCTCGCTGCACCCGAACTGGTCCGAGCTCAGCATCGTGCAGCAGCGCATCCTGGCGCCGCTGGCGCCGGAGTGGAACGGCACGCCGGAACTGGCACGCAAGAAGTGGCTGCAGATCGCCCAGGCCTATCCGAAATACACGCCGGCCCAGCAGCAGCGCCTGCAAACGCGCATGGTCGACTGGGCCAAGCTGACGCCCGAGCAGCGCCACCGCGCGCGCGAGAACTACCAGACCAGCAAGTCGCTGCCGGTGCAGAAGAAAAGCGAAGCGTGGCAGAACTATCAGCAACTGCCCGAAGAGCAGAAGAAGGCGCTGGCCGCCGCCGCCAAAGCACAGAAGCCTCAATCCGCGGTGACGGCGCTGCCGGGCAGTACCAGCCTGGCCAAGGATGCTGCCAAGGCAGTCCACCACGGCGCCCGTACCCGGCCCGGGACCGCGCGCTCGACGCCGAATCCGCTGGCGACGTCCAAGTCGGCCGTGGCGGCATCGGCCCCGGTTGCCGCGCCCGCCCCGGCTCCGGCCGCCGCACCCGCGAGTGCGCCCGTGCCCGCCGTCACACCACACCCGTCGGCACCGCCCGCCAGTCCGGGCGGCGAAATGGGCAATCCGCCGCCGTCCACGGTGCTCGGCGGATAAGGCCAGCGGTACACCCTTTGGCATAATCGGGGCGCGCGCCGCCCTCCCCGTTGCCGGCGCATGACGCCGCCGCAGTCCGCCTGCGAGGCCCTGGATACCGATGGCCGCCACCTCTCCCGCTTCCCCTGCCGCCTCCGACGGTGCGATCGATACATCGACCGCCCCGCCCGTGCGCCGGCGCCTTGCCGCGATGCTCTATGAGGGCCTGCTGCTGTTCGGCGTGCTGTTCGGCGCCACGGCCCTCTTCCTGGTCCTGCGCGCGATCGTGCCGCCGCTGGCGCGCACGGGCGATGTGGGGCTGCAGGTCTGGGGCTTCCTCGCGCTCGGGCTGTATTTCGTCGGGTTCTGGCGCAAGCGCGGGCAGACGCTGGCGATGCAGACGTGGCGCATCCGCGTGGTGAGCGCGGACGGCGCGCCGATCTCGCTCGGGCAAGCCATTGCGCGCTACCTGCTGGCGTGGATCTGGGTGGCCGTGGCGGCGGGGGCCATCCATGTCAGCGGACTCTCGCGCTGGGCGGGGGCCGGCGTCGCGCTGGCCTGCGTGCTGGCGTGGGCCGCGCTGGCCTGGCTCGATCCGCGGCGCCAGTTCCTGCATGACCGGCTGGCCGGCACGCGGCTGATACGCGACTGAGCGCCGCCACCCGCCAGCGGATGCCGCCATGACCCGCGCCAACCTGCCTGCCGCTCCGGTGCCCTGGGCCTCGGTGACGGCCGCGAATGCGCGCCGGGCGGCCGTCGTCCTGCAAGGCGCGGCAACGCTGGGCGTCGCATACGCGGTGCACCGGTGGGCTGCCCTGGACTGGCGCTGGGCCGCCGCCGCCGCGCTGGGTGCGCTGACCGGCAGTTACCTGGTCTCGGTCGGCTGGGCCTTCGCCATCGCACTGACCGGCCTGGGCATGAGCGTGCCGGACGAGCCGGAGTGGCGCCGCATGACCGTGCCGCCAGCGCAGCGCCTCGGTATCGGCGGCGCGCTGTCGTGCTGGCTGCGCGAGTGCGTGTCGGTGGCCTGGATCTTCAATGTGCTGCAGCCGTTTCGCGCTCGGGCCGCCTTCGTGCCGGCCGCGCCGGGCCCGGCTCGCGTGCCGGTGCTGATGCTCCATGGCTACGGCTGCAACCGCGCGGTGTGGCTGCCGATGCAGCGCGCTCTGGCCGCGGCCGGCCATCCCGCCGAGGCGATCGACCTGATGCCGCTGCTGGGCGATATCGACCACTATGCCGGCGCCATCGCCGATGCGGTGACGCAGATGACGCATCGCTACGGCCGCGCGCCGGTGCTGCTCTGCCACAGCATGGGCGGGCTGGCGGCGCGGGCCTTCCTGCGGCAGACCCACGGGGTGCCGGCGGTGGCGCGGGTCATCACGCTGGGCACGCCGCATCGCGGCACAGCGATGGCGCGCGCGGGCCGGGGGCGCAATGTGAGGCAGATGGCCTGGGCCAATCCGTGGCTGCGCGAGCTGGCCGCCGCCGAGACACCGGCAACGCGCGAGCGCATCACCTCGATCTTCTCCTGGCACGACTCCATCGTCGGGCCGCCCGGCGCCGCGTGGCTGACGGGCGCGCGGCACGTGCCGCTCGCCGGCATCGGCCATGTGTCGCTGCTGTGCGACGCGCGGGTACGCGGTGCGGTGCTGGCGGAACTGACGCGCATCGATCCGCCCAGTCCGGCATCGCCGGCCTGAGACCCGTGCGGGGCGCGGTTCTCGAGCGGACCGCGCGGACACCGAACGCCGTGGCGTCATGTGACGGTCATGTTTCCGACACGGCTCGTTCACATAGTGGTGGCGAAATCCATACAACGCAGCCACTGTTGCCGACATGGTCTTGCCAACTCGCCCCGGTTTTCTTCGCCGCCTCGCGCAACGCTTTCGCGCCGCGCCCTCCATCGGTTCCGACTGGAACGCCGCTCCGCCCCTGATGCAGATGGCCGCCGGACTCGCCGCCGCCGGCGCGCTCGGCGCGCCTGCCGGACGGGGCGACGTGCGCGACCACGAAGCGCCGGCCGCAGTACCCACGCCCACGCCGGCCCCTGACCACCAGGCGCAGGCGGACACCGATCCGCCCGCCGAGAAAATCCACCGCTATCGCGCCATCTGGCTGTCGGACATCCACCTCGGCACGTCGGGCTGCCAGGCCGACTTCCTGCTGGATTTCCTCAAGCACAACGCGTCCGACACGCTGTACCTCGTCGGCGATATCGTCGACGGCTGGCAACTGCGCAAGGGCTGGTACTGGCCGCAAGCGCACAACGACGTGGTGCAGAAGGTGCTGCGCCGCGCGCGCAAAGGCACCCGCGTGGTGTTCATCCCCGGCAATCACGATGAGATGGCGCGCCAGTTCCACGGCCTGAACTTCGGCGACATCGAAGTGGTCGAGGACGCCGTCCACGTGACCGCCACCGGCAAGCGCCTGTGGGTGGTGCACGGCGACCTGTTCGACGGCGTGATGCAGCACGCGCGCTGGCTCGCCTACGTGGGCGACACGCTGTACACGCTGATTCTGGCGATGAACCGGCATTTCAACCGCATCCGCGTGCGGCTGGGATTCCCGTACTGGTCGCTGTCGCAATACCTGAAGCACCAGGTGAAGAACGCGGTCAACTACATCAACTCGTTCGAGCGCGTGATGACCGACGAGGCGCGCCGGCGCGGCTGCGACGGCGTGGTCTGCGGGCACATCCACAAGGCCGAGATCCGCGAGATCAACGGCCAGCTCTACTGCAACGACGGCGACTGGGTCGAAAGCCTCTCGGCGCTGGTCGAAACGATGGAAGGCGAGCTGCAGATCGTCTACTGGACACATCTGCTCGATGCGCCGAGCACCTCTCGCCGTGCGCGCCGCGCCGCGGCCGCCGCTGCCTGACCGGAAACCCCATGACCACAGTCGATCTCATGCAGACCACCCCCGCCCACGCTGCCCCCATGCCCCAAGGAGCGCCCGTGAAAGTCATGATCGTCACCGATGCCTGGGAACCGCAGGTCAACGGCGTCGTCCGCACCCTCACGTCGACGCGCCGCGAACTCGAGGCCATGGGGCACATCGTCGACATGATCACGCCGCTCGAATTCACGACGGTGCCGTGCCCGACGTATCCGGAAATCCGGCTGTCGATCCTGCCCGCCAAGCGGGTGCGCCGGCGCATCGAGGCGTTCGCGCCGCAGGCGCTGCATATCGCCACGGAGGGGCCGCTCGGCCTGGCCGCGCGCGCGTATGCGCTGCGCCACAAGCTGCCCTTCACGACGGCGTACCACACGCGCTTTCCGGAATACGTGCAGGCGCGCTTCGCTATTCCGCTGGCGTGGACGTACCGCTTCCTGCACTGGTTTCACGGCCCCGCGCAGGCGGTGATGGCGCCCACGCCCGTGGTGCTGCGCGACCTGGCGGCCTACGGCATCACCAACGGCGTGCTATGGACGCGCGGCGTGGACCTGGACGTCTTCACCATGCAGCGCCCGAACGCGCTCAACACGGCACACCCGATCTTCCTCTACGTGGGCCGCGTGGCGGTGGAAAAGAACGTCGAGGCCTTCCTCGAGCTGGACCTGCCCGGCTCCAAGTGGGTGGTGGGCGAAGGCCCGGCGCTGGCCGGCCTGAAGGCCAAGTACCCGAACGCCAACTACCTGGGCGTGCTCAGGCAGCCGGAACTGGCCAAGGTGTATGCCTCGGCCGATGTGTTCGTCTTCCCGAGCCGCACCGACACCTTCGGCCTGGTGCTGCTCGAAGCGCTGGCCAGCGGCCTGCCCGTCGCGGCGTATCCGGTGACCGGGCCGATCGACGTGCTGGGCGACGCGCCGGCCGGCGTGATGCGCGAAGACCTGCGCGAGGCCTGCCTGGAGGCGCTGCGCATCGACCGCGCCACGGCGCGCGCGCATGCCGAGCGCTTCTCGTGGCGCGCGGCGTCCGAGCAGTTCCTGGCCCACCTGCGCCCACTGCCCGCGGCGCAGGCCGCCGACGCCCAGGCGGCGCAGCCTTCCACCGCCAAGGGAGTCTGACGTTTGCTGTCCATGAAACCCACCACGCCGCCGGAACGCCCTGCTCCGCCGCCCGCAGCGGGCGCCTACTCGCCCGCCGACAATCCGCACAAAGGCAACCGGGGCCTCACGCGGGCATGGTTCGCGCTCAAGCATTCCATCAGCGGCATCCGCTTCGCCATCGACGAGGAGAGCGCGTTCCGCCAGGAGCTGACGCTGTGCGCCGTCCTGCTGCCGTGCGCCTTCATCATCCCGGCCACGGTGGTGGAGCGCATCCTGATGATCGGCACGCT containing:
- the ilvN gene encoding acetolactate synthase small subunit — translated: MRHIISVLLENEPGALSRVVGLFSARGYNIETLTVAPTEDASLSRMTIVTTGSDDIIEQITKHLNRLVEVVKVVDLTEGAHIERELMLVKVRAVGKEREEMKRTADIFRGRIIDVTEKTYTIELTGNGTKLDAFLDAIDRTAILETVRTGGSGIGRGERILKV
- a CDS encoding acetolactate synthase 3 catalytic subunit, producing the protein MNMPSAEFSHANSGSPAEMMGSDILVNALAAEGVEFVWGYPGGAVLYIYDAFYKQNKIEHILVRHEQAAVHAADGYARATGKVGVALVTSGPGVTNAVTGIATAYLDSIPMVIITGNVPTHAIGQDAFQECDTVGITRPIVKHNFLVKDVRNLASTIKKAFYIAATGRPGPVVVDIPKDVSRDLCKYEYPKTIEMRSYNPVNKGHSGQIRKAVSLLLQAERPYIYTGGGVVLANASEELRQLAALTGYPVTNTLMGLGAFPGTSKQFLGMLGMHGTYEANMAMQHCDVLIAIGARFDDRVIGSPAHFTSQPRKIIHIDIDPSSISKRVKVDIPIVGNVKDVLQEMIAQIQAGEAKPNKPALGKWWEQIEQWRSVDCLKYDRTSEIIKPQYVVEKIWELTAGDAFVCSDVGQHQMWAAQFYKFNEPRRWINSGGLGTMGVGLPYAMGVKKAFPDKEVVTITGEGSIQMCIQELSTCLQYDTPVKICSLNNGYLGMVRQWQEIEYDNRYSHSYMQALPDFVKLAEAYGHVGMRIEKTADVEPALREAFRLKDRTVFLDFQTDPTENVWPMVQAGKGISEMLLGAEDL
- a CDS encoding RNA polymerase sigma factor is translated as MASEQELSAFLLSVEKRAFKQAVFAVRDDDAALDIVQDAMIKLAEKYGDKPEAELPLLFQRILQNTIHDWFRRTKVRNTWVSLFSSFRTDTDGDDTDPLELIESEAGSTAAESSADKVERTQMLQILEREIEKLPARQREAFLMRYWEDMDVAETAQAMGCSEGSVKTHCSRATHALAQALRARGIRL
- a CDS encoding DUF3619 family protein translates to MNPAELRERRFAYAVHTALNESAGQLPPDVRDRLAAARRTALAHKKAEAPQTVRSPALALPGVGSMSLDVDGDAPPAARKALSLLRRLGLLWPAIALVAGLAGIYQWQQQQRVDELAEVDTAMMLDDLPLAAYADQGFHQYLKRDQ
- a CDS encoding DUF3106 domain-containing protein: MSHIQRTPGQAPRGDRTLRRRLAGAAFACAAVLVASVAAAQVPAASNAPATAPAAAASVPTFVPAAPATNPQPSLHPNWSELSIVQQRILAPLAPEWNGTPELARKKWLQIAQAYPKYTPAQQQRLQTRMVDWAKLTPEQRHRARENYQTSKSLPVQKKSEAWQNYQQLPEEQKKALAAAAKAQKPQSAVTALPGSTSLAKDAAKAVHHGARTRPGTARSTPNPLATSKSAVAASAPVAAPAPAPAAAPASAPVPAVTPHPSAPPASPGGEMGNPPPSTVLGG
- a CDS encoding RDD family protein, whose protein sequence is MAATSPASPAASDGAIDTSTAPPVRRRLAAMLYEGLLLFGVLFGATALFLVLRAIVPPLARTGDVGLQVWGFLALGLYFVGFWRKRGQTLAMQTWRIRVVSADGAPISLGQAIARYLLAWIWVAVAAGAIHVSGLSRWAGAGVALACVLAWAALAWLDPRRQFLHDRLAGTRLIRD
- a CDS encoding esterase/lipase family protein — encoded protein: MTRANLPAAPVPWASVTAANARRAAVVLQGAATLGVAYAVHRWAALDWRWAAAAALGALTGSYLVSVGWAFAIALTGLGMSVPDEPEWRRMTVPPAQRLGIGGALSCWLRECVSVAWIFNVLQPFRARAAFVPAAPGPARVPVLMLHGYGCNRAVWLPMQRALAAAGHPAEAIDLMPLLGDIDHYAGAIADAVTQMTHRYGRAPVLLCHSMGGLAARAFLRQTHGVPAVARVITLGTPHRGTAMARAGRGRNVRQMAWANPWLRELAAAETPATRERITSIFSWHDSIVGPPGAAWLTGARHVPLAGIGHVSLLCDARVRGAVLAELTRIDPPSPASPA
- a CDS encoding UDP-2,3-diacylglucosamine diphosphatase, producing MQMAAGLAAAGALGAPAGRGDVRDHEAPAAVPTPTPAPDHQAQADTDPPAEKIHRYRAIWLSDIHLGTSGCQADFLLDFLKHNASDTLYLVGDIVDGWQLRKGWYWPQAHNDVVQKVLRRARKGTRVVFIPGNHDEMARQFHGLNFGDIEVVEDAVHVTATGKRLWVVHGDLFDGVMQHARWLAYVGDTLYTLILAMNRHFNRIRVRLGFPYWSLSQYLKHQVKNAVNYINSFERVMTDEARRRGCDGVVCGHIHKAEIREINGQLYCNDGDWVESLSALVETMEGELQIVYWTHLLDAPSTSRRARRAAAAAA
- a CDS encoding glycosyltransferase family 4 protein; its protein translation is MIVTDAWEPQVNGVVRTLTSTRRELEAMGHIVDMITPLEFTTVPCPTYPEIRLSILPAKRVRRRIEAFAPQALHIATEGPLGLAARAYALRHKLPFTTAYHTRFPEYVQARFAIPLAWTYRFLHWFHGPAQAVMAPTPVVLRDLAAYGITNGVLWTRGVDLDVFTMQRPNALNTAHPIFLYVGRVAVEKNVEAFLELDLPGSKWVVGEGPALAGLKAKYPNANYLGVLRQPELAKVYASADVFVFPSRTDTFGLVLLEALASGLPVAAYPVTGPIDVLGDAPAGVMREDLREACLEALRIDRATARAHAERFSWRAASEQFLAHLRPLPAAQAADAQAAQPSTAKGV
- a CDS encoding diacylglycerol kinase encodes the protein MKPTTPPERPAPPPAAGAYSPADNPHKGNRGLTRAWFALKHSISGIRFAIDEESAFRQELTLCAVLLPCAFIIPATVVERILMIGTLVLVLIVELLNSSVEAAVDRISLEQHWLSKRAKDFGSAAVMLALLLCAGTWVAIAWPWVASLLR